The nucleotide sequence ctcatctctaaaatagggTAATACAGGACACCTGGAAGCCTTGCTACACACTTCAAAAGATctgtttgtggggcgcctgggtggctcagtgggttaaagcctctgccttcggctcgggtcatggtcccagggtcctgggatcgagccccacatcgggctctctgctcagtggggagcctgcttccccctctctgcctgcctctctgcctgcctgtgatctctgtctgtcaaataaataaacaaaatctttaaaaaaaaaaaaatctgtttgtaaGAACACCGTAACTCTGCAGGGCTGATTATGCTGAGTCTTTCCCTCtcgttgttgttttaagattttattcattcacctgacagagagatcacaagtaggcagagaggcagacagagagagagggggaagcagcttccctgtcgagcagagagcctgatgcagggctcgatcccaggaccctgagaccatgacctgagccgaaggcagaggctcaacccactgagccacccaggcgccccactttccCTCTCATTGTTGTAAACCCCCTAGGTAACATCCCCAAGCCATTATATACTTCCCATCCTCAGAGTGCTTGTGTCTAGGAAAACAGACCAAGAAAAATGACAAGTGTATTTGTTTCCCCAGGTATCCATATTTCTAAAGGACAAAGTGCAGAATTCTAATGGCCGCTTTGTGTTGCCGGTGTCCGGGCCTGTTCCCTGGGGAACTGAAGTTCCTGGACTCATCAGGTGAGTTCTCAGCTGTAATTGTCAGACCAACGTCTGGGGTGCCAGGAAACCAACATGTGGGCCGCCACAGAGAGTGCTTCCCTGCTCCGTCCCCCGCTTCCTTCGGTAAAGCGTGGCAGTTAGGTCAGTTTCTCATGCCCCGCTGTGCCGCCCAGCGGACACTTGAGGCCAACCACCCAGTTCTTCAGGATtcacttcctcatctgttaaatggttGCTGTGAGTGTGGATAAGATAATAATGCTCTGAAGTGCTCATACGGCACCAGCATATAACGTGCGCttggtaaatattattattactgtattatcACTATTATTGCTTCAGCCAACATCTTTATCTTGAAGGAGTGCATGAATTCCTTTTTGTCCCATAGTACCAAGAATAAAGAAGCCTCCAGGACTCCCCAAGCTTGGAGAACATTCCATGATGTCATATTTGTATTGTAGAATATTCAGCGACAAAGGCAAAGAAGTGAAGAAGGTAGAATTCAAGCATGGTGGGCACTATGTCACCGCACCAAAAGAAGGTTCTTTTGAACTTTATGGAGACCGCGTCCTGAAACTGGGAACCAATATGTAAGCAAATTCCCCCTCCCTGAATGAGTTCAAGTCCAAGGGAGGTCACTTCACTTAAAAAAGCAGCTTGACTTCCGCTATGAAAATCCCTACTGACATGTGAAATCGTTTCCCCTCAGATAAAATGCATGCAGAGCGCTGACATGTTCAAAGGGCGCCTAACATTTCCAAACATAAGGCAGCTCACCAGGCTGAAGTGATAAATGATAGTAAATGGCCATGGAAGAGAACTAGCCCAAACCCGTGTCCCAGGGGAGGTCAGAAAGGCGAGACCGTCACATAGTGTTCCTGTGCTCTGCGGTAGTATACATCCCTTCCCCAGAAGAGCCATTTCCACACAGTTTCGCGGGTATTTTTCTTTGGGAACGCGTGAAATCTGAGTGGCTGACACCCACTTCGTTATATTCTGTACTCCCAGCACATttctggatactttttttttttttttaagatttttatccatttatttgacagagagacacagggagagagggaacataagcagggggagtatgagaggaagaagcaggcttcccgctgagcagggagactgatgcggggctcgatcccaggaccctgggatcatgacctgagccgaaggcagacacctaacaaccaagccacccaggcgctcctctggATGCCTTTTAATGTCTCAAAATGAAAGTTACGCACTACATTTATGAGTTAGTGGGTGTGAAAGGGCTGGACGATGTTTTCACAGTTTTCTGTTGATACCAGGTACAGTATGAACCGGCCCGTGGAAACCCACATGTCTGGAGCATCCAAAAACTTAGCTTCCCGGACACAGGTGAGCTGCTGCCTTCCTTCTTCAACTTCAGAGCGTATTTCTCGACATAAAAATCTGGACCGGGAGAAGAGTGGAAACGCTAGACTTCAAAGCTAGCCAGCGTTTCCCTCACTCTCATTGTTTGCAATCTTCTCAGTTTGGCCTTACAAGTACAAAGGTTTTTAATTGTAGTTTCTCATGAAGACTTCCAGTGATCTGACTAATTAGGTAATTTTAGGCTCGGCTCAGCCACCATAATTAAGCAGGAACCACACACCAGGCCGGGTGAAATAGCATTGTACCCAGGGCCCTGGGTCTGCAGATGCTGAGTCCGTGCTCCCATGTCTCCCGATCATCAGAGCAATCCCCCATAATGCAGGGCTACCCTATATGATGCCATGGTAGCGAAGTTCAAGTGGGATTTCGGATTCTCTGAATTCCATCTTTATAAAATCTCGCAGAAGTAGCTACTAGCTAGCTCTAGGACAGGTCAGGAAATACCCAGCTCTTTGggtatttattacttatttattgaacAACTTCTACGGGCTGGGAACCCAGGGACGCAAAGTTGACTTAGAAGGAGAAATGGGCAGGCAGACCAAGGTGTCAGTATAAGCAAGGGCACCCAGGGACAAAAGAGCAGAGCGGTATTTGGGGGAAGCGGGGAGGCAGCATCTCTCCCGCTTGGCTAGATCATAATGCAACTGAGGGAGGTGGCCAGAGACTCGCCTagaccaggaccctggggtctgATTCGAAAGAGGCTTAAGCAATTTGGACTTTGCCATTTAGGCAAGATGCAGAGGGGTTTATCTCCagtgaggaagaagggagaggagaactCTACTTTGGATAACTGGCGGCAGAGTGacaaaaaaaaaggacagcagaagaggcagagcagggggcAGCTGGGTTAGAGGAGCGGGCTTGGAAGGAGGGGTGAGTGTTGAGCGGGGCCAGACAGCAGGAGGGAATGGGTCTGGGGTGTGTTCACCACAGTGACCACCTGAGGGCAGTGTGGTAGCTCCTATGAAAGGAGTGCCCTTGGCCCTGGGGCATTGGCTGAGGCTCCTTGTAAATGCCCAGGGAACTAGATTGACGGAAGAGGAAGCAATGTTCTTCTCCTTCAAGGAGGAAGGTCGTCTGAGGAGAAGGGGGATGCCTGGGGCCCTCCACTCATCTTGAAAGTGTGAGAATCTCTGGTTTGCTGCCTTGCTAAAAGTCCTTCTGCTTCTGATGTAGATTGTTTGTTTAGGTTAAGCCTGTTCTCTACAATTTATTTGGACACAGTTCTTCCCAGGACAATTGAAACAGTTACTGTTTTGCCTGGTTCTGTAATACTGCCGTGGGTATCTGGGGTCTCAGCAGGAAACGTGATCACCTTCATGTGGCTAAAAATCATGAAATTGTTTCTGCAGGAAATCATTGCTCCAAACCCTCTTGCTAAAGAAGAGCTGAATTTCTTAGCCAGACTGATGGGAGGGATGGAGATTAAGAAACCCAGTGGCCCTGAGCCAGGATTCCGGTTGAATCTCTTCACCACGGATGAAGAGGAGGAGTATGTTTTAAACCTGTTTCTTCCAAGGCATATCTAAAAATCCTAAGTGTGATAAGAACCAAAAAATGGCCATTATAAACCAGTATCACTTATAAACATAGATGTAAAGGTCACAGAGGAAAACCTAGCAAATTCAATCACCTACTTAAAGAAGAATCCACCAGTATTAAATAGTCTGAACCTTCTGGATTCTTTCAAGAAATAGTTCTAAGGTTTTACTTAGCAAAGTGTAGCTGAACAAGAAATATTGGAAGTCAAGATAATCATAGTAAGAAAAATCTGTTAAGAAACCAGAGGGGAGTCAGAGCATGATATCTTTAGGATAAGGTAGTCTCCCCCCAAACCAATAAGGATAGTAACCCACCCAGATTTACATAGAGCTTTACAGTTTATAGAACACTTTGCACCATTATCTCACGTGATCCTCCTCACAACCCAATATAGAACTGGGAGATTCTAGTTCCGTACCCATTGACTAGCTTTTGTGCACTTCTGTGTGACAGGTACTATGGTAAGTGCCAGACACACGAAGATGGGAGTGTAAGACCTAGAGCCTGTCCTCAGAAGCTCGCAGGGTAGGAAGAGAATGTACCAGACATGAGTTAGTTCAGTGTCGTGTTATAATGTGCTAATAGAGGACACAGTGATTGACTTTGCACCGACAGATGGAGGGAGCTGGCATCTGGGCTTGGTCTTGGAGTTTGccaagcagaggaagggggaaaaatattCTCAGCCCAGTTCAGTACATGTAAAGGCGCAGAGACAGATAAGGACCTGACTTTCTGGAGCATAGGCTGCGCTGCTTGGGGAAAGGGCAGAAAGCTGAAGGGAAGCGGCAGAAggtgaggcaaaaaaaaaaaaaaaacccgctgCCAAATGATCAGATGCCAGTGTGCCACGCTGGCAAGGAGAAAACTCTAACCTTTGACCTGCTTCTCTACTGCCTCCTGCAGACAAGCAGCGCTCACCAGGCCAGAAGAGTTATCCTCCGAGGTTATCAACATACAAGCTACTCAGGTGGGTGCCAGTGATTACACAAGCCAGGGGGTCAGTCCCATCCTCATCTCGGGCTAACCTTGAATATCccaggccctccctccctccctcagcagCATGTACCCGGAGTCCCTATCCTGACACGCATCACAATGGCGGGGCAAATTTTAACACCATCTGCTCAGAGAGGCAGCTGTGCTGACACACCCCCTTCTCGGCCTTGCCCTCTCACTTCTCCAACAGGACCGGCAAAGGAACGAGGAGCTGGCTCGCATCATGGGGGAGTTTGAGGTCACAGAGCAGCCGAAGCAGAGTGCCAGCAAGGGGGACGATCTGCTGGCCATGATGGACGGGTTCTAGCTGCGCTGGCctggcaccccccaccccgacccccgtGGTACCCCGCGGAGGCCCTCAGGGAGCAGAATGATGCTGCTGGTTTTCAAGCGAGTGAGCAGTTACTTCCCATCCCTGTCTGTGTTGTAACAAACTACACAAGCCTCCCTCAAGGAGTACCGTGTCTGCaaggcacacacatacacattttcaaCAAAATAGATTCTGCCTTTTAAACTGGacgttttccattttcttctgccttatGGCAACTGTCCAAAGCATCCTGGGCCATAGGTTCAAGCGCCAGAGTCACTGAGGGGGCTCGCCTACTGCTGCTTTCCATCGTAGCTTTGCTGTGGACACCCGCAGCCCACAGAAGCCCATCTGCGAGCCATCACGAGACTTCAGAGCTTCCCGGGATGCACTCGGCCTTGGGAGTTGGCAATAGGTGGGAAAGGCAATTGAGGCCCAATTTAACCAGTCCTCCTCTGCCCGGCACCCTGGAAATTGTAACCTCAGAGGCCCAGTAAGCCCAGCCACGACAGGGAACACGCAGCTGGGCCCCATGTGGAGCAGGTGGGTGTCTGTTGTTCTCTTGCTACCTTTGTGTGGTGTGGGCTTATCCCATGTGGCAATGCATCCCAAGGAAACGGTTTGCTGGATGTGTACCCTCTCCCCCACAGAGTCTTACTCTGCCACTCAAGTGTTCTTGTCTGCTAAAGAACCGGCCTCCCCCCAGCATGGCGCACCATGACAGCCATCTCCACTTCGCCCTCAGTGGCCAGGCAGAGCCTTCAGTGAATAGGATACGTGGGAGGCACACATGCTGTGCCACTTTCCCTTCCCCAGACCAGATGGGTTACTTCCCCTGGCAGGAGGCCAAGTCTAATTAAGATCCATGTAAAATCTCTCAGGCCAGGGCTGCCCTAATTGCTTCAGGAAGAAGCATTAGCCCTCCACCGCATGTTCATCCTGGACTGAGTAACTGGCAGGCTCAGGGCCAGCCAACATCTAGAGGTCAAGGTCCATTGAGTCCCAGAGAGGGAATATCCAGAATGGCGGAAggcaagagagaaacagagctgaGCTGGTCATTGCCTGAGATGGAGCCAACCACCAGGACCACTCAGGCTCCTGACACTGTGGCAAGAGTGGAGGCAGACATAGTTCTGGAACGTGAGGGCCAGGGAAGCTGTCCTTAGTGTGCCTAAGGCAAAGCGATTAGATACAGAAAGATAAATCACCAAATGAACTTATGTTCCTTCCTCCGGATGACAGCTTCACTTCTTACCTGCAGAAACCCACAGAAGGTGGtctggagaggagaagcagatcgCACTGTAAACTGCTTGTTACAGTTTACAAAGTACCCTCTGTCTTAGTCTCTTTTAGGCAATCTGGCCACCAGTTGGCGTGGCCTGAAAGGgtgacagaggaagggaaagggtcTATCCTGTTCTGAGCTACAAACCCAGACTTCACCACTTGCTCTGAGCCTTGGAGGTGGGCCACCAGCTgcggagaagcagcctcctccctttccctctcccagagCCATGCGGATGATGATTTCAAACGTGTCTGTTCCCTCAGAAAGTAAACAAGATACAGATCTCCGGGAGGACAGCCTTGTGATGAGGCAACCTCTGACTTTCAGGTCTCTCGACTTGCATAGATATTGAGAAAAACAAGTTTACCTGCATGGTGGTTGAGGGCAATCAAAaaaaggaggcaggaggaggcaAAGAAAATGGAAGCCAGGGATTGCTCTGGCACGAATGTGAACTGGGTACTGGCCAGGTACTAACACCGCATCAGTGCTCGTTTGAAACGAGGCCCCCAGGTACGAGGGTGTCCCACCACAGCGCCCAGTGCACTTCTAGGGAAGGTGTCCCATCGTCAGAGTCAGGACACTGGCCtctggccccagccctgccccaaaTTCACCATGGCCTCTCGGGCAGTCATTCTCACTGAGCCTCGGTTCCCTTagctggaagaaagagaaagaactcgTCCGCTGGCATAAAGCCGGCTCGCCCACATACAGTGTTGAGTGCACAGATTGCTAGGCCCTGCCCCAGGTGGGAGCTGAGAACTGGGACTTATACCCACGCCATCCCTCAACCCCACTGGGGGCAAGTCTGCTCTCTCTCAGCATTCCTGGGACTACCCTCTTCTCAACTGAGTTTCGTACTCTTCCATTCCTGTTCATATACTGTTGGCATGCCCTAGATTATGGAAGGCAACGTTCTAGAAAAGTCTTCTGAATGAAAGTTCTTTGATGGTTCCCAGAAGAAAGGTGTAAAAAGTGAGAgtgaaggggggaaagaaa is from Meles meles chromosome 1, mMelMel3.1 paternal haplotype, whole genome shotgun sequence and encodes:
- the OSCP1 gene encoding protein OSCP1 isoform X2 codes for the protein MSLRTLPLLFLNLGGEMLYILDQRLRAQNIPADKARKVLNDIISTMFNRKFMEELFKPQELYSKKALRTVYDRLAHASIMRLNQASMDKLYDLMTMAFKYQVLLCPRPKDVLLVTFNHLDAIKGFIQDSPAILQQVEETFRQLTDRYGGLSDGEFQLIRQTLLIFFQDLHIRVSIFLKDKVQNSNGRFVLPVSGPVPWGTEVPGLIRIFSDKGKEVKKVEFKHGGHYVTAPKEGSFELYGDRVLKLGTNMYSMNRPVETHMSGASKNLASRTQEIIAPNPLAKEELNFLARLMGGMEIKKPSGPEPGFRLNLFTTDEEEEQAALTRPEELSSEVINIQATQDRQRNEELARIMGEFEVTEQPKQSASKGDDLLAMMDGF
- the OSCP1 gene encoding protein OSCP1 isoform X1; translation: MSLRTLPLLFLNLGGEMLYILDQRLRAQNIPADKARKDEWTEVDRKRVLNDIISTMFNRKFMEELFKPQELYSKKALRTVYDRLAHASIMRLNQASMDKLYDLMTMAFKYQVLLCPRPKDVLLVTFNHLDAIKGFIQDSPAILQQVEETFRQLTDRYGGLSDGEFQLIRQTLLIFFQDLHIRVSIFLKDKVQNSNGRFVLPVSGPVPWGTEVPGLIRIFSDKGKEVKKVEFKHGGHYVTAPKEGSFELYGDRVLKLGTNMYSMNRPVETHMSGASKNLASRTQEIIAPNPLAKEELNFLARLMGGMEIKKPSGPEPGFRLNLFTTDEEEEQAALTRPEELSSEVINIQATQDRQRNEELARIMGEFEVTEQPKQSASKGDDLLAMMDGF